From the Montipora capricornis isolate CH-2021 chromosome 2, ASM3666992v2, whole genome shotgun sequence genome, one window contains:
- the LOC138039265 gene encoding ganglioside GM2 activator-like isoform X1, whose translation MVRAFREFRSERKKRTTSGGCPQFPKRFSGKLPFHLTPNRNFRIFWLNDKTLAMAFAQIFVALILAFAVDALEWKNCDRRAPVQIQEINLSPEPVILKKGSRITLSGKFRVYGDVGEKYQINLTIKKSAFWGWLRVPCFGKCTRNVDCSQLINLLEGEKCPLSPKQYVVNERTVVLPDLKLPSFITKGTYKIKADVKDREKNRKISCLEVTVKIQ comes from the exons atggtaagagcatttcgcgaattccgttccgaacggaaaaagaggactacctctggaggttgtccacaatttccgaaaagattttccggaaaattgcctttccatttgactccaaaccgaaatttccggattttttggctaaatg ACAAGACGTTGGCAATGGCTTTTGCACAGATCTTCGTTGCCTTGATTTTGGCTTTCGCGGTTGATGCTCTGGAATGGAAAAATTGTG ACAGGAGGGCTCCTGTGCAGATCCAAGAGATTAACCTTTCTCCAGAACCCGTGATTCTCAAGAAGGGATCGAGGATTACATTAAGCGGAAAGTTCAGAGTTTATGGTGATGTCGGAGAAAAATACCAGATTAACCTTACAATCAAGAAATCGGCGTTTTGGGGATGGTTGCGTGTGCCTTGCTTTGGTAAATG TACTCGTAATGTCGACTGCAGCCAGTTGATAAACTTACTAGAAGGCGAGAAATGTCCTCTGTCACCCAAGCAGTACGTCGTAAATGAGCGCACTGTAGTTTTACCAGATCTCAAGCTTCCTTCCTTCATCACCAAA GGAACATACAAGATTAAAGCTGATGTGAAAGACAGGGAGAAAAACCGGAAAATTTCTTGCCTGGAAGTTACAGTGAAAATACAATAA
- the LOC138039265 gene encoding ganglioside GM2 activator-like isoform X2: MAFAQIFVALILAFAVDALEWKNCDRRAPVQIQEINLSPEPVILKKGSRITLSGKFRVYGDVGEKYQINLTIKKSAFWGWLRVPCFGKCTRNVDCSQLINLLEGEKCPLSPKQYVVNERTVVLPDLKLPSFITKGTYKIKADVKDREKNRKISCLEVTVKIQ; the protein is encoded by the exons ATGGCTTTTGCACAGATCTTCGTTGCCTTGATTTTGGCTTTCGCGGTTGATGCTCTGGAATGGAAAAATTGTG ACAGGAGGGCTCCTGTGCAGATCCAAGAGATTAACCTTTCTCCAGAACCCGTGATTCTCAAGAAGGGATCGAGGATTACATTAAGCGGAAAGTTCAGAGTTTATGGTGATGTCGGAGAAAAATACCAGATTAACCTTACAATCAAGAAATCGGCGTTTTGGGGATGGTTGCGTGTGCCTTGCTTTGGTAAATG TACTCGTAATGTCGACTGCAGCCAGTTGATAAACTTACTAGAAGGCGAGAAATGTCCTCTGTCACCCAAGCAGTACGTCGTAAATGAGCGCACTGTAGTTTTACCAGATCTCAAGCTTCCTTCCTTCATCACCAAA GGAACATACAAGATTAAAGCTGATGTGAAAGACAGGGAGAAAAACCGGAAAATTTCTTGCCTGGAAGTTACAGTGAAAATACAATAA